The Thermococcus sp. 4557 genomic sequence GGCTTTTATCGCCCTCTCGGCCGGCTCTATCGTCCTCTCCCCGATGAGGTAGTCGAAGGCCTCACCGCGGCCGTGGGCTATCAGCCCGGCCTTGGCCGTCATTCCCTTCTCCATTCCCTCGATGATCTTTTCCCTGTAGTACAGGCTCCAGTAGCGCGGGTGGCTCTTCGGTATCTCCACCATCTCAATCACCGGTTACAGTTACGTGCTCATGCTAAAAAGGCTTCCCAAAGCGAAAGACCCCCACTGCCGGCTTAAAAGAAGGACGCTCCGGCCTTGTTTTGGGCGAAAAGGAGTTTTAAACCTTTGGTTTAAAAAACTGTTATAAACCTAAAGTTTAAAACCAAAGGTGAACAAAACTGTTCATATGTACGGGAGGTTTCATCCATGTACCGAATTACCGCGAAAGAAGAACTGGATGTTAGGGATTTCTTTATGGAGGTCGAGGCGCCGCACGTGGCAAGGGCCTGGAAGCCGGGTCAGTTCGTTGTTTTGCTGATACACAAGAAGGGCGAGAGAATTCCAATGTCCATCTACTACGCCAACAGGGAGACCGGAAGGATAGGAATGTTCATCAGGAGGCACGGAAAGACCACCTTTGACCTCTGGGACAACTTCGACGTTGGCGATTCCCTCTACGCGGTCGCGGGCCCGCTTGGAAAGCCCATCGAGGTCAAACACTACGGAAACGTCGTCTTTGTCTCCGACGCCGTCTGTGGACAGGCCGAGAACTACGCCACTCTCAAGGCGATGAAGGAGGTTGGAAACTACACGATCTCCATCCAGACCTTCGAGGACAGGGCCCACTCCTACCCCGAGAAGTTCCTGGCAAAGCCCGCCGCCGACGAGTACTACCTCACCACGGAGGACGGCTCGCGCGGAATCAAGGGACACTACCTCGACGTTCTGAAGGAGCTCATCGAGAAGGACAAGGTCGACATAGTCTTCGGCGGAGGAAGGCTGGGCTCGCTCAAGAAGCTCGCCGAGCTGACCAGGGAGTACGGAATCCCCACCATAGTCACTGTCAGGCAGATAATGGTGGACGGAACCGGCATGTGCGGCTCCTGCAGGATACTCTACGACGGCGAGATAAAGTTCGCCTGCCGCGATGGGCCGATGTTCGACGCCCACAAGGTGGACTGGGACGACGTCATAAGGCGTGACAGCAGGTTCGTTCGCGAGCAGGAGATAGCCAAAAAGCACTACCTCGAGTCCAGGGGGGTGGTCTGAATGGCGAAGCCAAAGCTCATCAAGGAGCGCGTTCCCACACCCGAGAGGCCCGTTGAGGAGCGCGTTAAGAGCTTCGTTGAGGTCAACCTCGGTTACGACTTCGCCTCCGCGCTGAAAGAGGCGGAGCGCTGCATACAGTGTCCGCCGGAGTACGCCCCGTGTATCAAGGGCTGTCCCGTTCACATCAACATCCCGGGATTCCTGAAGGCCCTCCGCGAGAACGCTGACAACCCGGACGAGGCCGTCAAGAACGCCCTGCGCGTTATCTGGAACGACAACACCCTGCCCGCTGTTACGGGCCGTGTTTGCCCCCAGGAGGACCAGTGTGAGGCCCCGTGCGTCATGGGCAAAGTGGGGGACCCGATAAACATCGGAAAGCTCGAGCGCTTCGTGGCCGACTACGCGCGCGAGAGGGGAATCGACCAAGAGCTTCTCAAGGAGTTCATAGCCGAGACCGACGGGAATGGCAGGGTTGCCGTCGTCGGCGCCGGACCCGCTGGCCTAACC encodes the following:
- a CDS encoding sulfide/dihydroorotate dehydrogenase-like FAD/NAD-binding protein, encoding MYRITAKEELDVRDFFMEVEAPHVARAWKPGQFVVLLIHKKGERIPMSIYYANRETGRIGMFIRRHGKTTFDLWDNFDVGDSLYAVAGPLGKPIEVKHYGNVVFVSDAVCGQAENYATLKAMKEVGNYTISIQTFEDRAHSYPEKFLAKPAADEYYLTTEDGSRGIKGHYLDVLKELIEKDKVDIVFGGGRLGSLKKLAELTREYGIPTIVTVRQIMVDGTGMCGSCRILYDGEIKFACRDGPMFDAHKVDWDDVIRRDSRFVREQEIAKKHYLESRGVV